The Acidobacteriota bacterium genome contains the following window.
CGGTGCCGGCCGCCTCGGCGATGGCCGGGTTCTGCAACTGCACGCGGATCGCGGCCGCCGTGGGCCACGCGCCAGCCGACGGCAGGAAGGCGGCCAGCCACGCCGGACCTGCGCGCCGGTACAGGTCGGTCAGGTCGGGACCGAAATAGGCACCATTGCCGACGATCGTGTGGCAACCCATGCAGTTGTATGCCTGGAAGACGCGCTTGCCGTCGACGGCCGAGAAGCGCTCGAAAGTCACGTCCTGTGGCAGCGCCTGCTTGCGCGAGCCGGTGAACGAGAACACCGACAGTGCGGCGAACACGATCATCATCAGGCCGAGCACCGCCAGTGCGATGCGCCGCCGACGCGGCTCGTCGTGGCACACGATCAGGCCTCCTCGTCGAATTCGTGCCCGGGCGCTTCGTGCTCGAACAACTCGCGCAGGCTGCCGATGAAGACCTGGAACACGTAGACCGCGAGCACGAAGCCGATCGCGAAGTACAGGTACCAGGCCAGCGGAGATTCAGGCCAGAACTCGAAGTCGCGCCACCAGGGCCACGACAACAGCATGCTGATCACGCTGGCCAGGACCGAGATCAGGAGATCGGACGAACGCTGCGACATGTGCACGGTTCCCGACTGGCAAGGATGCGCCTGCGGACGGGGCGCACCAAGGTGAAGGTAAAAGATATATACAAAATATAGTAATTACAATGTTATGGGGATTTGGCTCCTAGCCGCAGAACTCGGCTCGGCGAAGGGGCGAAGGCGAGCGGGGCGGCAGCGCTCAGGGTGATCGGCCCCGGCATTCCCGGCTCAAGAGTGGCCATCCGGCAGTGGGGCAGCTGCCAGCGGGGCGTGTCAAATGGGCGTAAAACAGAAGCCCTGATGATAGAACTGGAACCGCTCTCATTATAAATACTGTTTAAGATCAATATATTACAGATATATTGATCTTTGTAGAATTCAGTATTAGAATCCGGTTTCAGTTGGCGCTAGTCTCCAGGAAAGCTATCCGAGCGGCGTCGGTCAAGCCTGATGAGGGGACGTCATGTCGATCCAGTACCTGAAGAAGGCCACGAAGACGCCCGAGACGGAGACTGCCGGTGCGCAGCAGATTGTCGAGGCGATGCTCGCGGAGATTGACGCGCGAGGCGAGCAGGCGGTGCGCGAATATGCACTGAAACTCGACAAGTGGTCAGGCGAGATCGCCGTGACCCCGCAGGAGGTCGAGCGACGCACCCGGGACATTCCTGACTCGATCAAGCGGGATATCGAATTCGCAACCGCGCAGGTGCGGCGGTTCGCGATGGCGCAGAAGACATCGCTCACCGAATTCAGCACCGAGTTGCAACCCGGGCTGACGGCGGGGCAGCGCGTGATTCCGGTGAACGTAGCGGGCTGTTATGTTCCCACAGGGCGCTATGCCCACATCGCCTCGGCGTACATGAGCATTGCCACGGCGAAGGCTGCGGGCGTGCCGACAGTGATCGCGTGCTCCACGCCCTACCGCGGCGAGGGCATTCATCCGCACGTCCTGTACGCGATGAAGGCCGCAGGTGCGGACGTGATTCTGACCTTGGGCGGCGTTCAGGCGATTGCGACTCTCGCCTATGGCCTGTTCACGGGCAAGCCGGCCGACATCATCGTCGGGCCGGGTAACAAGTACGTGGCCGAGGCCAAGCGCAGGCTGTTCGGAAAGGTCGGCATCGACGTGTTCGCCGGTCCGTCCGAGGTTGCGGTCATCGCCGACGGTTCGGCTGATCCGGAACTTGTCGCGTCCGATCTCGTGGGCCAGGCCGAGCACGGTCACGAATCGCCGGCGTGGCTGTTCACGACTTCGCGCGGGCTCGCCGACACGGTGATGAAGAGAGTGCCCGAGTTGATCGAACTCCTGCCGCCCACCGCGCGCAATTCTGCCGACGCAGCGTGGCGCTCGTATGGCGAGGTGATCCTGTGCGACACCCGCGAGGAGATCGCCGAGATCTCGGATCGCTATGCGTCCGAGCATCTCGAGGTTCATGCCCGCGACCTCGAATGGTGGCTTGGGCGATTGACCTGCTACGGGTCCCTCTTTCTTGGCGAGGAGACCACGGTGGCCTTCGGAGACAAGGTGTCCGGTCCGAATCACGTCCTGCCTACCAAGGGTGCGGCCCGGTACTCCGGGGGGCTGTCGGTGCACAAGTTCATGAAGACGCTCACCTGGCAGCGCGTTACTCGCGAGGCGACCCGCCAGATCGGGCAGGTTACGGCGCGGATCTCACGACTCGAGGGCATGGAAGCCCACGCGAGAACCGCCGACGACCGGCTCGGCAAGTACTTCCCTCGGGAGGCCTTCGACAAGGGCGAACCGGTCACAACCTGAACGGAGAGGGTAATGGGCATCGAGGGCTTGTTCCGGCTCGACGGCCGGCGTGCGTTGGTCACCGGGGGCAACTCCGGAATCGGGGAGGCCATGGCACGGGCCCTCGGCCTGGCCGGTGCGCGGATCACGCTGGCGGCCCGCCGCCAGCCTGACCTGCGGGAAGCGGCAGCACGCCTGTCCGGCGATGGCATAGACGCCGACTGGATCGCTTGTGACCTGAGTGAGGTACAGACGGCGCGCGGTGTCGCGGCGGAAATACTCGAGCGCCACGGCGCAATCGACATCCTCGTGAACGCCGCGGGAGTCAATCTCCGCCAGCCGTTCGAGCAGGTGACGCTGGAAGCGTGGCAACTCCAGATCGCGCTTCACCTCGGGGCACCATTCTTTCTCACGCAGGCGCTCGCACCGATGATGCGCGAGCGCGGATGGGGGCGCATCATCAATATCGCGTCGCTGCAGTCGCAGCGGGCGTTTCCGGACAGCGCGCCATACGGTGCGGCCAAGGGAGGCGTCGTTCAGCTCACACGGGCCATCGCCGAGGCCTGGTCGAGATACGGCATCACGTGCAATGCAATCGGCCCCGGCTTTTTCCACACCCCGTTGACGGCGGCCATCTTCGCCGATCCGGCGCGCGCGCAACGCAATGCCGCCAGCACGGCAGCCAACCGCAATGGCAATCTGCCGGATCTGTACGGCGCGACCGTCTTCCTGGCGAGCGAAGCTTCGGCCTACGTGACCGGCCAGACGCTTTACGTCGATGGCGGCTTCACTGCGCGCTGAACCCGCTGGAGTTGTGATGAAGGCACTCGTTTATGTCGCCCCGAACGAGGTGAGGATCGCAGAGCGGCCTCACCCCGCCCTGCACGAAGGCGAAGTGGTGTTGCGGATCGATGCAGTGGGCATCTGCGGATCGGACATGCATGCCTATCACGGTCACGACCCACGGCGTAAACCGGGCCTGGTGCTTGGCCATGAGTTCGCAGGCGTGGTCGTCGAGGGCCCCGGCGCAGGGCGCCGAGTCACGGGCAATCCGTTGATCACCTGCGGTGCGTGCGACTACTGCCTGCAAGGACGAACGAATCTGTGCACTGATCGCACGATGGTCGGCATGACGCGACCTGGGGCGTTCGCCGAGTACATGTCCATTCCGGCGCGCTGTCTGATCGATCTTCCGCCAGGCTTGCAGGCGGAATCGGCGGCGCTGGCCGAGCCGGCTGCGACTGCCTTGCATGCCGTCGACCTTGCCGCACGCGCACTGATCCGACCGCTTCCCGAGGCTCGCGCCCTCGTTATTGGCGGCGGCGCGGTCGGGATGTTCGCCGCACTGTTGCTTCGAAGCTATGGCTTGCGGCGGCTTTGGGTGGCCGAAACGAACGCGCTGCGGCGGCAGTCGGTGGCGCGACACGTTCACTGCGAGGTCTTCGACCCGCTCGAGGCCGACCCGGTCGGCGACGATGCCTGCGAGTTGGTGATCGACGCGGTCGGTGCGAAGTCGACGCGCCAGGCTGCACTCCGGGCGGTGCGTCCGGGCGGCGTGGTGATGCACATCGGTCTTCAGGACTGGGCGAGTGAGATCGACATGCGCAAGCTCACGCTGTCCGAGATCACGCTGATCGGCACCTACACCTATACGCAGTCGGACCTGAGGGCGACCGTCTCGGCGCTTCGCGACGGGGTCTTCGGAGACCTGTCCTGGGTCGAACAGCGGCCGCTCGACCGCGGCGCGGAGGCGTTTGCGGACCTGCACGCCGGCCGCACGCCAGCGGCCAAGATCGTCTTGCGACCGCACGGCTGACCCGGGTCGCACCGCCGCTCGTCAGCGCGGCGGTACGGTCGTGTCGCGAACGATCAGGTCGGGGCGCAGGTAGACCGCCTCGGGCCGTCCGCCGCGTTCGCGGTGGGTCAACAGCAGCCGCGCCGCGTTGCGGCCGATCTCGTCGGCGTGCACGTGCATCGTCGTCAGCGGGGGAAAGAAGTTGGCGGCCAGTTCGAGATCGTCGAATCCGGTGATGGATATGTCCCGGGGGATCTGCAGGCCTTGGGACAGCGCCTCCAGCACCGCTGCGACAGCCAGCACGTCGTTGCCGCACATCACCGCGGTGGGGCGTGGCCTTCGCCGCAGCAGCTGGGCCATGCCGGCGCGCCCGGCCTCGATCGAGTAGCGGGCTTCGACGATGTCGCGAGGATCGATCGTCAATCCCCGGTCACGCGCCGCCTCCTGGGCGCCGATCACTCGATCGCGCGCGCGGTCGTTGTCTTTCGTGATGCCGGCGATCATTGCGAGATGCCGGTGATTCAGGTCGATCATGAAGTTCGCGACCTTCCTCATCTCGAGCCGATTGTTCCATCCGACCGAATTCACGGGCAACGCTTCATCACATACCATCCCGAGCACGCACGGAAGGTCCCGTGTCCTCAGGAGCTCATACATTCCGGGGTCGCGCGAGGTGCCGATCAGCGCGATTCCCTCCACTCCGCGCTCGACCAGTGCCCTGACTTCCGCCAGTTCGCGCTCGGGCTCGTACCAGCTGCTGGCAAGCAGGAGCAGCATGCCGTGCTCGCTGAGTTCCGACTGAAGCGCATCCAGGAACCGGGCGAAGATCGCGTTGTCCACGGTGGGGACGATGGCGCCGATGGTGCGGGTGCGCTTGGTGGCCAGCGAGCGGGCAGCGCCTAGCGGCACGTAGGCGAGTTCGCGCATGGCCCGCTCGACCGCCTCGCGCAATTCCGGCTTCACCGTGTCGGGCCTGTTCAACACGCGAGACACGGTGGCCTTGGAGGTCCCGGCGCGTCGTGCCACGTCGGCAATGGTGGCCATGGCGTCGTTTGAAACGGGTTTCATCGCGGCATCCTAGGTGCTTCCCTCGCAGGCTGCAACGCCACGCACGCCGGGTTCGGGATGCCGAGTCGCTCGCCTACGACAATTTCCGGAGATCGGTACCAACTCGCAACCCGCAGATGTGTAACGGGGTTCAGACTTCTGCAGACAGTATTTGACTTCCAGGAAGAAACCGATCCCAATTCGGCTGTCGGCCAAGCCGCCGCCGAGCGGTGGGCACACAGTGCGCTGCTTGGGTCGCCACTACAACCATCGAGGAGTCCCATGATGAGACGGGTTTCGTCGCAGTCTCCGCTTGCCCATCCGGAGCGTCGCCGCTTCATGCAGGTCGCGAAAGCACACGGTTTCACGACTGCGGTGTTGCTTGCTTCGAAAGGGCTCCTTTGGTCGGATCAGGCTGTCGCCCAGACGGCTGCCGACGAAGCGGCCCGCCAGAAGGCGGCTTCCGTCAGCATGATCCTGGCCACCGAGTACAAGCTCGGCAGTTACAAGGGCTACCCGATCATGCAGGAGGCGTTCAAGGAGAACCTGCAGAACGCGACCAAGGGAGCCCTTTGCGTACGCCTGCATCCGGCCGGCCAGTTGGGCGCAGGGCCGGCATTGGCCCAGAAGGTCCAGGCCGGAACCGTTCACGCTGCCGCAGTCTCGTTGTCGAACTTCTCGCCGTTCGCGCCGGTGGTCGACGTGATCAACATTCCCTTCTGGTGCGGCGACAGCCAGCGGTTCTCGAACCTGACGTCGTCATCGGTGTGGAACAAGGAGATCACGCCCAAGGTCAATGCACGCGGGTACAAGCCCGTCTTCTACTACTCGGTCGGCCCTCGCACGATCTCGCGGGTTCGCAACTCGCGCACCGGACCCGAGATCTTCCGCATGCCCGCGGACCTCACGGGCGTCAAGGTGCGCGTGCCGGCCTCGGAGATGCTCGCCCAGATCTACCGGTTGGCCGGAGGCACGCCGACCGCGATCGCCTGGGGGGAGACGCCGGCCGCCCTCAAGCAGGGCGTGGCCGATGCGATCGACATCAGCATTGGCGGGTTCTGGGCATTCGGTTTCATGGACATCATGGGTTCGGTAACCCTGCTCTCGCAGGTGCCGGACGGCCAGATGTTCGCAGCGAACCTCGCGTGGTTCAACAGCTTGCCGAAGGCGATGCAGGCGCAATTCGACGAGGCGGGCGAACTGACCCTGAGGCAGACCTGGGAGCAGCTTCCGAAAGCGCTGGGCCAAGCGCGCAGTGAGATGACTGCGCTCGGAGCGAAGTTCCATCTGCCGACCGCCGCGGAAACCCAGGCATGGATCGAAGCGTGCGGCGAGCAGCGCCCCGAGTGGGCATCCTTCAAGGTCAAGCTTGCGGAGAGCACTGCCCGCTTCGACGAACTCAAGGCCGCCGCAAACACCGCGGGCAAGTACAAGGTCGTCGACTACCTCTGACCGTGGCACGGACCGGGAAGACGCGAGATGGTTGAGGCGGCGAACGCGTTGTCGGTCATCGTCACGGGCGGCGCAAGCGGCATCGGCGCGGCCACGGCGCGGCGGGTCGTGGCCGCGGGGGGCTCGGTCGGCATCATCGACCTCGACGGCGAGCGGGCCGAGGCGCTTGCCCGCGCGCTCGGACCTTCGGTGATCGCGCACGCCGGCAGCGTGCTCGACGAGGAAGCACTCGAGGCGGCGTGGCAGGCGCTCTCGGACCGCCTGCCGCCGGTCAATGGACTCGTGAACTGCGCGGGCGTGCCGCCCGTGCCGCGCGCCATCGAGGACTACCCGGTCGCCGAGTGGAACCGGATCGTCGAATCGCACCTGACCGGCACCTACATTCCGTGCCGCGTCATCGGGTCGGCGATTGCCGCTGGCGGTGCCGGCGGCGCGATCGTCAACCTCGCCTCGGTGTTGTCCTTTCGCAGCGGCCCGGTTCTCGCGTACGGTGCCGCGAAGTGCGGTGTCGTCAACCTGACCGAGGCATTGGCGGTGCACTGGGCTCGGCAGGGCGTGCGCGTGAATGCGGTCGCTCCCGGCTGGACCGACACCCCTTTCCTGCGGCCAAGGGAGCGCCAAGGCGAGCGCGACCTGACTCCGATCCTGAACGCCACGCCGCAGCGGCGCCTCATGCGGTCCGAAGAGATTGCCGAGGTAATCCATTTCCTGCTTTCGGCGGCGTCGAGCGCGATCACGGGAGCGACCATTCCCTGCGATGGCGGAGTGATCGCCGGCAGCGGCTGGGCGCCCTACGGCGGATTCGAGGGCGCACCGGCGCGCTGAACCGGCCCCAGTGCTGCGCGCGCCACCGATGCTTCGGACCGGCGTGCACCGGGCTTGAAGACCTGACCGGGGCGCATGCTTCGCCAGCGCCCCGCAGCCTCGATCAGGAAAGTGCCGATCGCATTGGCGTCGTCATCGATTCACCGCGTCGCGGATGCCCGAATGATGACTTCGGTGGTCAGCGCGGTCGCGTCCCATTGCGGCATGTGGCCCACGTGCGGTGCAAGATGCAGCGCCACCTTGGGCGGCGCGTTCAACGCATGCTGCCAAGGGATGATCTCGTCGGCCCGGCCATGGACGATCGACACCGGACAAGCCGCAGCGTCGAGCTGCCCGCGGATGAACAACTGCTGCACGCCGTTGACGGCGACGTCGTCGCAAACCGCCGCCAGCGTCACCCTGCGCGCAGCAATCCTGGCGCGCAGTTGCTCCAGGTATGCGGCGGAGGGGACGGCGCCCGAGGTCGAGAGCTTCGCGAGCTCCCGGCCGAGCGCCTCGGAGGTGCCGCCATTGAGCACGCCGTCGACGAAGCGCTGCTCGATCTCCGTACCCAGCCCGAGCGGCGCGAGGAGGACGGCAGCTTGCACGGGCAAGCCCGGACGAGCCAGAAGGTGCGCCGTCACCGCCGCGCCGAAGGAATGACCGACCAGGACGACCGGCCCTTCGGTCGCCGCGTCCACGGCGTCGCCGACCGACTCCACGAGCGAGGCGAAATCGGCAACAGCGGCATCGCTTTCGCCGTGCGCCGGAAGATCGAGCGCGACGACGCGCCGGCCCGCCCGGCTCAGGTGGAGCGCCGTTGCAGCCCACGCTTCGAGGTCGGCGAAGAGGCCGTGTATCAGGACCACAGTGGTCGACGCTCCGTGGCTTCCGGAAGGCTCCCACGTCTTCAGGCGGATGCTCCCGTGGCGCGTCGGCACCGATGACGCGCCCGCGCCCGCGATCCTGACGGGCTCTCCTCGTCCGGCCCGCTGCACGTCGCTCAAGGTCACGCGGCCGCCGGGGCCGCTGCCGGCGATCGCCGAGGCCTCCAATCCCCTTGCGCCCAATGCCACACGCGCGGCGGGCGTCATCGGAATCCGGCCGCGCGCCGGGCCCACGGCAGGGACCGTCGGCACGGCCGATGCCGGCGCGGCCGGTGCGGTCGGCGTTTCCGCCGGCTGCCGGTACACGTCGAGGGGCGGGCTCGAAGGCGCCGTGGCGTCCTGCGCCGCCTCTCCCTCCAGCATGAGGCGCGCGACTGGGGAGCCCATCGGAATGCGCGCGTCGACCTCGATCAGGTGCTCGATCATCCGCCCCGCCCCGGGCGCCGCGATCTCGATGATGGACTTGTCGGTCTCGATCTCGAGCAGCACCTGGTCGGCCGCAAAAGACTCTCCCGGTTGAATCAGCCAACTCACCAGGCGGGCTTCGTCCATCTGCTCGCCGGTCGGCGGGATGCCAAATTCGATTTCGTAAGCCATGACGTTGGCCTCAGTCTGTCTTCGCAGGCGCGGCACCCTCAGCCGGCCGGAACTGGATGAACTCCGTGATCGCGCCTTCCGGCTCACAGAGGTAGAAAGCCCGGGTGCGCCCGCCGCGCAGGTCCCGGGGGGGCGACATGGCGCGGTATCCCGATGCCATGGCCTGCGCGTAGACGGCGTCGACGTCGGCCACCTCGAGTGCGAAGTGGCTGTACCCGAGGTCGCATTGCGGTCGCGCGTCGTCGCGGCCCTGCGGTTCGTAGTACTTGAACAACTCGATGCGGTGCGAACCTAGGCGCAGCATGGCCCAGCGAATGACCGCGCCGGGCAGCCCGACGACCTCTCCGAGTGCCGGTTCCGAGCGACGATCCATCTCGCCCTCCAGCTGGAAGGGCAGGAATTCGGTGTAGAAGCGCAGGGCTCGCTCGAAGTCCGTGACGCACACCGCCGTGTGGTGCGGCCGCAGCAGCGCGTCCCGAAGCGCTGCGCGAACCTGGGGTTGCGGTGCCGACACCTCAGCCACGGCCCCGGCGGCCGTCGACGTGACGCAGCGCGGCCTCCACTTCGTCGACGCCCGCCAGCGCCGCCCTTTCGAGGACCTTCGACACCACCGGCGATGCCTCCGACCCGGTGACGTGGACGATCTCGTGGTCCAACGCATCGAAGAGCCGGCTCTGAGCATCGCTGACGATCCGCGAACCGACCGAGGTGCCGCGCGTCGTCTGCTCGGCCACCAGCAGTGCGTGGGTGCGTCCCACGCTGGCGGCGATCGTGTCCCAGTCCAGGCCGAGAGGATCGATCGTCCGGAGATCGATGACCTCGGCATCCACGCCGCAGCGCTCCGCAGCCTCGCAAGCCGCCTCGACCATGGTGCCGTAGGCAAGGACGGTGCACCGCGAGCCGCGTCGCGCGAAGCGCGCCTTCCCGAACGGCACGATGTAGTTCCATTCCTTTGGAACGGGGCCGCTGTTGCGGAACAGTTCCGCGTACTCGACGATCAGCACCGGGTCGTCGCACGCGAGCGCCGCATTGAGCAGCCCGATGTAGTCGTACGGACGAGACGGCGCGACGATGCGCCAGCCCGGATACAGGGCGAACAGGCCCGCGGCGTCCATCGAGTGCTGGGAGCCGTAGCCCGTGCCCGCAGAGACGCGACTGCGCACCAGCACGCGCACCGGGAAGTCCCCGCCGAACATGTGACGGACCTTCGCGATCTGGTTGAAGAGCTGGTCCGCCGCGACCAGCGCGAAGTCGGGATACATGATCTCGACGACGGGCCGCATGCCGTTCAGTGCGGCCCCGAGCGCCATCCCGGTGAAACCATTCTCGCAGATCGGCGTACCGAGCAGGCGATCGGGAAAACGCTCGCCGATGTTCTTCGTTGCTCCGGCCGTGCCGCCGCGTAGGCGATGGACGTCCTCGCCCAGGATGAAGATCGAGTTGTCGCGCTCCATGTTCAGGAGCATCGCGGCCGACATGACGTCGAGGAGGCGGGCCGTTTCCAGCTGCTCTGGCGGATGATCCTCAAGTTCGCGGGCAGGAAGGGCCGCGAGCTCCGCGAGGCTCCCGCGAATGCCGCGATCGACTTCGCGCGGATCCGGCCACAGCTCCGGTCGCACCCGAATCGGCTTGCCCACCGCATCGTGATCGAGCAAGCGTTCGAGCGCGCCGTCGATCAGGCGCCGAGCACGGGCCTCGAGTTCGGCGAGACCGGCGGCGTCGAGCACGCCCGACTTGGTCAGCCGCCCCTGGAACAGCGCCAGCGGGTCGCGCGCGTGCCACTTCTCCTCCTCGGCCTTGTCGCGATAGCCGAAGGCGCTGCCCTTGAGTGCACCGGACTGGTGGAAGAAGCGGTAGGTCTTCGCTTCGAGGAGGACCGGGCCGCGCTCGGCCTCGATCAGCCGCCGCGCCTCGAGCATCGCCCGGCGAGCCGCCAGGATGTCCATGCCGTCGAACTCGATCCCGGGCACGCCGAGCGAAAGCCCGCGCGCCGACAAGTTTGAGTCGCGCGTCTGCTCGGACACGTGCGTCGACACCGCGTACAGGTTGTTCTCGATGAAGAAGATCGTCGGGGTCGAGTACAGCGCGGCGAGATTCATCGCTTCGTAGGCAGCGCCCGTCTGCGTCGCGCCGTCTCCGAAGAAGGCCACCGACAGGTGCGGCCGCCCCTGCATCTTGTCGGCCAGCGCGTAACCGACCGCGTGCGAGGGATTGCCGCCGACGATCGCGTTGGAGCCGTAAACGCCCGCCTCCGGATAGCGCAGGTGCATCGAACCGCCGCGCCCCCCGCAATACCCGGGCGTCAGGCCCAGGATCTCGGCGTAGGTGCGGTAGACGACGTCGTGCATCTCGCCCGGCAATTCCTGCTCGAGCGGCGAGTAACCCCGCGGCCGGACATGGTTCAGCGTCTTGGCGAGAAACTGGTGGTGCATCCGGTGGGTGCCGTTGATCTTGTCGGCCGAGCCGAGGACCGACATCGCGCCGACCGCAGCCCCTTCCTGGCCGATGCTCGAGTGGGCCGGGCCATGGAGGATGCCGGCGACCGACAGCGTCAGCAGCCGCTCCTCGAAACGACGGATCAGGATCAGTTGCTCGAACATCGCCAGCAGCTCGGATGCGTCGAGCCCGTCGGCGACATCGGGGCCAGCATCCAGTCGCCACCACGGCGTCTTGGTCTTCAGGGCGATCAGTTTCGTGGACATGAAATGCCTATTTTCGAAAGAGAGGGAGTCGGTTGCCGGCCGGGTCCTGGTGCCGGATCGGCTCGCCGATCTCGCGCCCGGAAGCGGGAAAGGGACGCAGCGTTGGCCGCAAGAAGGAGCGGTAGATTGAGGTGGAATTCAGTCTTTGCGGCGACCGCACTCCGATGCATCTCGATGGTTCTCCAACCTGTGAAAATAACGGTACCACAGACGTATTCTCAATATTTCAGTTGCTTAAAAGAATTATCGGCACATGTTGACAGAATAAACGAAACCGGTTTCAATACGAAATCATCTACGCTTGTTGGAGTACCCGCAGGTCCGCCCGCCGCGCCGGTGCATCCGGTGCCGGCCTTGAAGGCGCGCCCGCGTGGCGGTCATGAGTATGGGAATGACAACCAGTTCTGGCGATCTCGCAAGACTGGCGGAGTGAGGGGCTTCCATGAGTCTGGATCGCGATGCTGCGCGGCGGAGAGTCCGCTGGTGCATGCGAACGAGCGGCGCCTTGCTCGCCGTCTA
Protein-coding sequences here:
- a CDS encoding SDR family oxidoreductase is translated as MGIEGLFRLDGRRALVTGGNSGIGEAMARALGLAGARITLAARRQPDLREAAARLSGDGIDADWIACDLSEVQTARGVAAEILERHGAIDILVNAAGVNLRQPFEQVTLEAWQLQIALHLGAPFFLTQALAPMMRERGWGRIINIASLQSQRAFPDSAPYGAAKGGVVQLTRAIAEAWSRYGITCNAIGPGFFHTPLTAAIFADPARAQRNAASTAANRNGNLPDLYGATVFLASEASAYVTGQTLYVDGGFTAR
- a CDS encoding MFS transporter, encoding MSTKLIALKTKTPWWRLDAGPDVADGLDASELLAMFEQLILIRRFEERLLTLSVAGILHGPAHSSIGQEGAAVGAMSVLGSADKINGTHRMHHQFLAKTLNHVRPRGYSPLEQELPGEMHDVVYRTYAEILGLTPGYCGGRGGSMHLRYPEAGVYGSNAIVGGNPSHAVGYALADKMQGRPHLSVAFFGDGATQTGAAYEAMNLAALYSTPTIFFIENNLYAVSTHVSEQTRDSNLSARGLSLGVPGIEFDGMDILAARRAMLEARRLIEAERGPVLLEAKTYRFFHQSGALKGSAFGYRDKAEEEKWHARDPLALFQGRLTKSGVLDAAGLAELEARARRLIDGALERLLDHDAVGKPIRVRPELWPDPREVDRGIRGSLAELAALPARELEDHPPEQLETARLLDVMSAAMLLNMERDNSIFILGEDVHRLRGGTAGATKNIGERFPDRLLGTPICENGFTGMALGAALNGMRPVVEIMYPDFALVAADQLFNQIAKVRHMFGGDFPVRVLVRSRVSAGTGYGSQHSMDAAGLFALYPGWRIVAPSRPYDYIGLLNAALACDDPVLIVEYAELFRNSGPVPKEWNYIVPFGKARFARRGSRCTVLAYGTMVEAACEAAERCGVDAEVIDLRTIDPLGLDWDTIAASVGRTHALLVAEQTTRGTSVGSRIVSDAQSRLFDALDHEIVHVTGSEASPVVSKVLERAALAGVDEVEAALRHVDGRRGRG
- a CDS encoding VOC family protein produces the protein MSAPQPQVRAALRDALLRPHHTAVCVTDFERALRFYTEFLPFQLEGEMDRRSEPALGEVVGLPGAVIRWAMLRLGSHRIELFKYYEPQGRDDARPQCDLGYSHFALEVADVDAVYAQAMASGYRAMSPPRDLRGGRTRAFYLCEPEGAITEFIQFRPAEGAAPAKTD
- a CDS encoding LacI family DNA-binding transcriptional regulator is translated as MKPVSNDAMATIADVARRAGTSKATVSRVLNRPDTVKPELREAVERAMRELAYVPLGAARSLATKRTRTIGAIVPTVDNAIFARFLDALQSELSEHGMLLLLASSWYEPERELAEVRALVERGVEGIALIGTSRDPGMYELLRTRDLPCVLGMVCDEALPVNSVGWNNRLEMRKVANFMIDLNHRHLAMIAGITKDNDRARDRVIGAQEAARDRGLTIDPRDIVEARYSIEAGRAGMAQLLRRRPRPTAVMCGNDVLAVAAVLEALSQGLQIPRDISITGFDDLELAANFFPPLTTMHVHADEIGRNAARLLLTHRERGGRPEAVYLRPDLIVRDTTVPPR
- the hisD gene encoding histidinol dehydrogenase, which codes for MSIQYLKKATKTPETETAGAQQIVEAMLAEIDARGEQAVREYALKLDKWSGEIAVTPQEVERRTRDIPDSIKRDIEFATAQVRRFAMAQKTSLTEFSTELQPGLTAGQRVIPVNVAGCYVPTGRYAHIASAYMSIATAKAAGVPTVIACSTPYRGEGIHPHVLYAMKAAGADVILTLGGVQAIATLAYGLFTGKPADIIVGPGNKYVAEAKRRLFGKVGIDVFAGPSEVAVIADGSADPELVASDLVGQAEHGHESPAWLFTTSRGLADTVMKRVPELIELLPPTARNSADAAWRSYGEVILCDTREEIAEISDRYASEHLEVHARDLEWWLGRLTCYGSLFLGEETTVAFGDKVSGPNHVLPTKGAARYSGGLSVHKFMKTLTWQRVTREATRQIGQVTARISRLEGMEAHARTADDRLGKYFPREAFDKGEPVTT
- a CDS encoding alpha/beta fold hydrolase, producing the protein MAYEIEFGIPPTGEQMDEARLVSWLIQPGESFAADQVLLEIETDKSIIEIAAPGAGRMIEHLIEVDARIPMGSPVARLMLEGEAAQDATAPSSPPLDVYRQPAETPTAPAAPASAVPTVPAVGPARGRIPMTPAARVALGARGLEASAIAGSGPGGRVTLSDVQRAGRGEPVRIAGAGASSVPTRHGSIRLKTWEPSGSHGASTTVVLIHGLFADLEAWAATALHLSRAGRRVVALDLPAHGESDAAVADFASLVESVGDAVDAATEGPVVLVGHSFGAAVTAHLLARPGLPVQAAVLLAPLGLGTEIEQRFVDGVLNGGTSEALGRELAKLSTSGAVPSAAYLEQLRARIAARRVTLAAVCDDVAVNGVQQLFIRGQLDAAACPVSIVHGRADEIIPWQHALNAPPKVALHLAPHVGHMPQWDATALTTEVIIRASATR
- a CDS encoding TRAP transporter substrate-binding protein, producing MMRRVSSQSPLAHPERRRFMQVAKAHGFTTAVLLASKGLLWSDQAVAQTAADEAARQKAASVSMILATEYKLGSYKGYPIMQEAFKENLQNATKGALCVRLHPAGQLGAGPALAQKVQAGTVHAAAVSLSNFSPFAPVVDVINIPFWCGDSQRFSNLTSSSVWNKEITPKVNARGYKPVFYYSVGPRTISRVRNSRTGPEIFRMPADLTGVKVRVPASEMLAQIYRLAGGTPTAIAWGETPAALKQGVADAIDISIGGFWAFGFMDIMGSVTLLSQVPDGQMFAANLAWFNSLPKAMQAQFDEAGELTLRQTWEQLPKALGQARSEMTALGAKFHLPTAAETQAWIEACGEQRPEWASFKVKLAESTARFDELKAAANTAGKYKVVDYL
- a CDS encoding SDR family oxidoreductase encodes the protein MVEAANALSVIVTGGASGIGAATARRVVAAGGSVGIIDLDGERAEALARALGPSVIAHAGSVLDEEALEAAWQALSDRLPPVNGLVNCAGVPPVPRAIEDYPVAEWNRIVESHLTGTYIPCRVIGSAIAAGGAGGAIVNLASVLSFRSGPVLAYGAAKCGVVNLTEALAVHWARQGVRVNAVAPGWTDTPFLRPRERQGERDLTPILNATPQRRLMRSEEIAEVIHFLLSAASSAITGATIPCDGGVIAGSGWAPYGGFEGAPAR
- a CDS encoding alcohol dehydrogenase catalytic domain-containing protein, with translation MKALVYVAPNEVRIAERPHPALHEGEVVLRIDAVGICGSDMHAYHGHDPRRKPGLVLGHEFAGVVVEGPGAGRRVTGNPLITCGACDYCLQGRTNLCTDRTMVGMTRPGAFAEYMSIPARCLIDLPPGLQAESAALAEPAATALHAVDLAARALIRPLPEARALVIGGGAVGMFAALLLRSYGLRRLWVAETNALRRQSVARHVHCEVFDPLEADPVGDDACELVIDAVGAKSTRQAALRAVRPGGVVMHIGLQDWASEIDMRKLTLSEITLIGTYTYTQSDLRATVSALRDGVFGDLSWVEQRPLDRGAEAFADLHAGRTPAAKIVLRPHG